The Microlunatus antarcticus genome window below encodes:
- a CDS encoding N-acetylmuramoyl-L-alanine amidase has translation MAARGGAGALLALAVTLVLAGCGSAEPVARPLLPTPPQTVFSPEPQTASPSPSPSPSVLAVPTPAATPLATAVPTPSATPSTTAVAPLVVLDPGHSGKSISSTDAASGLRDIDYPNYPEIYEMFDISVCVGKGLRADGYRVALTKTKALDSVGLVARAKIANDAKAALAVSVHDDHSQGPAFQATYSQRGIRHDGDYHAMYRGTGSKRTVFSDAEVAQASEKAAEAIARERTKAQGRTVGVRENTYTGRAPLEPGNLAIVQLLAKVPWVYNEAGAKSGGSTTKAMSIATEEAYAKGLLVGVEAAVPLPAGAVSQPSAGVQQLKQCLTTAATPGDGRVDRPARYRPSGS, from the coding sequence GTGGCGGCGCGAGGCGGAGCCGGGGCTCTGCTGGCGCTTGCCGTGACGCTCGTCCTGGCCGGGTGCGGGTCCGCCGAGCCGGTCGCCCGACCCCTGCTGCCGACCCCGCCCCAGACGGTCTTCTCGCCCGAGCCGCAGACGGCGAGCCCCAGCCCGTCCCCGAGCCCGAGCGTGCTGGCCGTCCCCACCCCTGCGGCGACGCCGCTCGCGACCGCGGTGCCGACGCCGAGCGCGACCCCGTCGACAACCGCCGTCGCGCCGCTGGTCGTCCTCGACCCCGGGCACAGCGGGAAGTCGATCAGCAGCACGGACGCCGCGTCCGGCCTGCGCGACATCGACTACCCGAACTACCCCGAGATCTACGAGATGTTCGACATCAGCGTCTGCGTGGGCAAGGGCCTCCGGGCCGACGGCTACCGGGTCGCGCTGACCAAGACGAAGGCGCTCGACAGCGTCGGGCTCGTCGCCCGGGCGAAGATCGCGAACGACGCGAAGGCCGCGCTGGCCGTCAGCGTGCACGACGACCACTCGCAGGGCCCGGCCTTCCAGGCGACGTACTCGCAGCGGGGGATCAGGCACGACGGCGACTACCACGCGATGTACCGCGGGACGGGGAGCAAGCGCACGGTCTTCTCCGACGCCGAGGTCGCGCAGGCGAGCGAGAAGGCGGCGGAGGCCATCGCCCGCGAGCGCACGAAGGCCCAGGGCCGGACGGTCGGCGTCCGGGAGAACACCTACACCGGCCGGGCGCCCCTCGAACCGGGCAACCTGGCGATCGTCCAGCTGCTGGCGAAGGTCCCGTGGGTCTACAACGAGGCGGGCGCCAAGAGCGGCGGCAGCACCACGAAGGCGATGAGCATCGCGACCGAGGAGGCGTACGCGAAGGGCCTCCTCGTCGGCGTCGAGGCGGCGGTGCCCCTGCCGGCCGGTGCGGTGTCCCAGCCGAGCGCGGGCGTGCAACAGCTGAAGCAGTGCCTCACCACCGCGGCCACCCCGGGCGACGGACGGGTGGACCGCCCGGCCCGCTACCGGCCGTCGGGTTCCTGA
- a CDS encoding amino acid ABC transporter ATP-binding protein: MSSPAIPAQPLLSAQGLRKAFGPQVVLDGLDLEVGAGECVVLIGGSGSGKSTLLRCLNLLETVDDGQILLEGTDISDPRADVDAVRSRIGIVFQAFNLFPHLTVLDNVTLAPVRVHRVPRAEARARGLEMLVRVGLADKAAMLPDQLSGGQQQRVAIARALVLRPALMLLDEVTSSLDPELVGEVLGLLRELRSDGMTMVIATHEMSFARQVADTVCFLSGGRVLESGPPEQVFTAPRTERLRDFLAALTPYAPSADEPRGQEPDGR; this comes from the coding sequence ATGAGCTCCCCGGCCATCCCGGCGCAGCCCCTGCTGTCGGCCCAGGGGCTGCGCAAGGCCTTCGGTCCCCAGGTCGTGCTCGACGGCCTCGACCTCGAGGTCGGCGCGGGCGAGTGCGTCGTGCTGATCGGCGGGTCGGGCTCGGGCAAGTCCACGCTGCTGCGGTGCCTCAACCTGCTCGAGACGGTCGACGACGGGCAGATCCTGCTCGAGGGCACCGACATCAGCGACCCCCGTGCCGACGTCGACGCGGTGCGGTCGCGGATCGGCATCGTCTTCCAGGCGTTCAACCTGTTCCCGCACCTCACGGTCCTCGACAACGTCACGCTGGCCCCCGTCCGCGTGCACCGGGTGCCGCGGGCCGAGGCCCGGGCCCGGGGGCTCGAGATGCTCGTGCGGGTCGGCCTGGCGGACAAGGCCGCGATGCTCCCCGACCAGCTCTCCGGCGGCCAGCAGCAGCGGGTGGCCATCGCCCGCGCGCTCGTGCTCCGGCCGGCGCTGATGCTCCTCGACGAGGTCACGTCGTCGCTCGACCCCGAGCTCGTCGGCGAGGTCCTGGGCCTGCTGCGCGAGCTGCGGTCGGACGGCATGACCATGGTCATCGCGACCCACGAGATGTCCTTCGCCCGCCAGGTCGCCGACACCGTCTGCTTCCTCTCCGGCGGCCGCGTGCTCGAGTCCGGCCCGCCGGAGCAGGTCTTCACGGCTCCCAGGACCGAGCGGCTCCGCGACTTCCTGGCGGCGCTGACCCCGTACGCCCCGTCAGCGGACGAACCGAGGGGTCAGGAACCCGACGGCCGGTAG
- a CDS encoding amino acid ABC transporter permease produces the protein MWQPSPLQQQREDYRRRRARRSSLVALGSTLLVGLVLVLGVGATPGWPRVRETFFDPARGWAALPAVATGLWLNVRVMLVCGVLIAVLGLLVAVLRTLRGPVFLPVRLLATAYTDLFRGLPLLLVIFLLGFGVPALRLQGVPNDAVIWGGAALVLTYTAYVAEVFRAGIESVHPSQWAASRSLGLSYPQTLRFVVLPQAIRRVVPALLNDLVSLQKDSGLIAVLGVIDAIRAAQIETATDFNFTPYVVAGLLFVVLTIPLARLTDWVARRQGWLGATGAAR, from the coding sequence GTGTGGCAGCCGTCGCCGCTGCAGCAGCAGCGCGAGGACTACCGGCGCCGACGGGCACGGCGCTCCTCCCTGGTCGCGCTGGGAAGCACGCTCCTCGTCGGGCTGGTGCTGGTCCTCGGCGTCGGCGCGACCCCCGGCTGGCCCCGCGTGCGGGAGACGTTCTTCGACCCGGCGCGCGGCTGGGCCGCCCTGCCCGCCGTCGCCACCGGACTGTGGCTGAACGTCCGCGTGATGCTCGTCTGCGGCGTCCTGATCGCCGTGCTCGGGCTGCTCGTCGCCGTGCTGCGGACGCTGCGCGGCCCGGTCTTCCTGCCCGTCCGGCTGCTCGCGACCGCGTACACCGACCTGTTCCGGGGGCTGCCGCTGCTCCTGGTGATCTTCCTGCTCGGGTTCGGCGTGCCCGCCCTCCGCCTGCAGGGGGTGCCGAACGACGCCGTGATCTGGGGTGGCGCGGCACTCGTCCTCACCTACACGGCGTACGTGGCCGAGGTCTTCCGCGCCGGCATCGAGTCGGTCCACCCGTCGCAGTGGGCGGCCTCCCGCTCGCTCGGCCTGTCCTACCCGCAGACGCTCCGCTTCGTCGTCCTGCCCCAGGCGATCCGCCGCGTCGTGCCCGCGCTGCTGAACGACCTGGTGAGCCTGCAGAAGGACTCCGGGCTGATCGCCGTGCTCGGGGTCATCGACGCGATCCGCGCGGCGCAGATCGAGACCGCGACGGACTTCAACTTCACCCCGTACGTCGTCGCCGGGCTCCTGTTCGTGGTGCTGACGATCCCGCTGGCCCGGCTGACCGACTGGGTCGCCCGTCGGCAGGGCTGGCTGGGCGCGACCGGGGCCGCCCGATGA
- a CDS encoding ABC transporter substrate-binding protein: protein MHRRPTRTSTAALLSTAALLLATGACAPQDDAPAASAAATPASCTPDQLGTVKPGTFTVGTDKPAYGPWFADDEPSNGKGFESAVAYAVAGKLGYDRATVTWTVVPFTSAYAPGDKAFDVDINQVSITDARRSAVDFSSPYYSVTQTVVTTKGSPIDGVTTVAGLQGAKLAAQVGTTSYTAIQDQIRPTKTAAVYDTNDLAIQALKNGQVDGVVVDLPTGFYAVAAQLDDGVIVGQLPQGAGAADQFGMVLAQGSALTSCVSQAVDALRADGTLAGLEKTWLAGTDGAPQLS, encoded by the coding sequence ATGCACCGGCGCCCGACCCGCACCTCGACCGCTGCCCTGCTCTCGACCGCCGCCCTGCTTCTGGCGACGGGTGCGTGCGCGCCCCAGGACGACGCCCCCGCGGCCTCCGCGGCCGCGACGCCGGCCAGCTGCACCCCGGACCAGCTGGGCACCGTCAAGCCCGGCACCTTCACCGTGGGCACGGACAAGCCGGCGTACGGGCCGTGGTTCGCCGACGACGAGCCCTCGAACGGCAAGGGCTTCGAGTCGGCGGTCGCGTACGCCGTCGCCGGCAAGCTGGGCTACGACCGGGCCACGGTCACGTGGACGGTCGTCCCGTTCACCAGCGCGTACGCGCCCGGGGACAAGGCCTTCGACGTCGACATCAACCAGGTGTCGATCACCGACGCCCGCCGTAGCGCCGTCGACTTCTCCTCGCCGTACTACTCCGTGACCCAGACCGTCGTCACGACCAAGGGCTCCCCGATCGACGGCGTCACCACCGTCGCCGGGCTCCAGGGGGCCAAGCTCGCCGCGCAGGTGGGGACGACGTCGTACACCGCCATCCAGGACCAGATCAGGCCGACGAAGACCGCGGCGGTGTACGACACCAACGACCTCGCGATCCAGGCGCTCAAGAACGGCCAAGTCGATGGAGTCGTCGTCGACCTGCCCACCGGTTTCTACGCCGTGGCGGCCCAGCTCGACGACGGCGTCATCGTCGGCCAGCTGCCCCAGGGAGCGGGCGCGGCCGACCAGTTCGGGATGGTGCTGGCCCAGGGCAGCGCCCTCACGTCGTGCGTGTCGCAGGCCGTGGACGCCCTGCGGGCCGACGGGACGCTGGCGGGGCTGGAGAAGACGTGGCTGGCGGGCACCGACGGCGCGCCGCAGCTCTCCTGA
- a CDS encoding HNH endonuclease signature motif containing protein gives MEFEGGESGAAVPVDDALDDFVGALDRLIGVVEAGGLDGFDGVGLVGFLQRFEQTRNRMSLVDHRAVRVAETVRLSETVGQPNLAATLAWVLRLSRGEASQRVRATEAVGERVAMTGEELGPLRPALAAAQRAGDVSPEQVDVCVRALEGVDRRGFDPADLDLGDRLLAEYAVTFGPKELRVIAQQVVDRIDPDGTVPAEQLNSERRHLAFRKLTDGMYAVEGRLTGELGAKLHAVLGPLAKPRLETVVLEDGRTVDGPDPRHHGQRTHDALVDVCDRLLRSGTLPDSGGTPATVIVIIPEDDLQARARWGVTSEGTMLSTETIVRLADQADVYPAVLTRTGVVLQLGRTRRLASNGQTVALIARDGGCSFPGCDRPPEWCERHHVTEWSQGGRTDLHNLTLLCAWHHHNFAARGWTCVMVDDLPAWIPPTWVDREQRPVLNARILARQRGLGLRC, from the coding sequence GTGGAGTTCGAGGGCGGTGAGAGCGGTGCGGCGGTGCCCGTCGACGACGCTCTCGACGACTTCGTCGGGGCGCTCGACCGGCTGATCGGGGTCGTGGAGGCCGGCGGGTTGGACGGCTTCGACGGCGTGGGGCTGGTCGGGTTCCTGCAACGCTTCGAGCAGACGCGGAACCGGATGTCCCTGGTCGACCACCGTGCGGTCCGGGTCGCGGAGACGGTCCGGCTGTCAGAGACGGTCGGGCAGCCGAATCTGGCCGCCACCCTCGCCTGGGTGCTGCGCCTCTCTCGCGGTGAGGCGTCCCAGCGGGTTCGGGCCACCGAGGCCGTGGGTGAGCGGGTCGCGATGACCGGCGAGGAGCTCGGGCCGTTGCGGCCAGCCCTCGCTGCGGCGCAGCGGGCCGGGGACGTGAGCCCCGAGCAGGTCGATGTGTGCGTCCGCGCGCTGGAGGGTGTGGACCGGCGCGGCTTCGACCCGGCCGATCTCGATCTCGGCGACCGGCTCCTCGCCGAGTACGCCGTGACGTTCGGGCCGAAGGAGCTGCGGGTGATCGCTCAGCAGGTCGTCGACCGGATCGACCCCGACGGCACCGTCCCGGCCGAGCAGCTCAACTCTGAACGGCGCCACCTCGCGTTCCGCAAGCTCACCGACGGCATGTACGCCGTCGAGGGCCGCCTGACCGGTGAGCTCGGCGCCAAGCTCCACGCCGTCCTCGGCCCGTTGGCCAAGCCACGGTTGGAGACGGTGGTGCTGGAGGACGGCCGCACCGTGGACGGGCCCGACCCGCGCCATCACGGCCAGCGCACCCACGACGCGCTGGTTGATGTGTGCGACCGGCTCCTGCGCTCCGGGACGCTGCCCGACTCCGGCGGCACCCCCGCGACCGTGATCGTCATCATCCCGGAGGACGACCTACAGGCCCGCGCCCGGTGGGGTGTGACCAGCGAAGGCACGATGCTCTCGACCGAGACGATCGTGAGGCTCGCCGACCAGGCCGACGTCTACCCCGCCGTCCTGACCAGGACGGGCGTCGTCCTCCAGCTCGGCCGCACCCGACGCCTCGCGAGCAACGGGCAGACCGTCGCCCTGATCGCCCGCGACGGCGGCTGCTCGTTCCCGGGCTGCGACCGACCACCCGAGTGGTGCGAACGCCACCACGTCACCGAATGGAGCCAAGGGGGCAGGACGGATCTGCACAACCTGACCCTGTTGTGCGCGTGGCACCACCACAACTTCGCCGCCCGCGGCTGGACCTGCGTCATGGTCGACGACCTGCCCGCCTGGATCCCACCCACGTGGGTCGACCGTGAACAGCGGCCCGTGCTCAACGCCCGCATCCTCGCCCGACAACGCGGACTCGGACTCAGGTGCTGA
- a CDS encoding RraA family protein, translating to MPDEDPSTTDLLARLARVDTTSLADAGPGLRVLPAEIRPVRPGSRLAGRAVTVDAQSDLVPVLVGLASAGPGDVLVVAGDPERAIAGELFATEALRRGLAGIVVHGLCRDSRTLRQLALPFFATGVSPRACPARAVPSGDVTLTLGGVEVRPGDLVLADDDGVVVGSPAEIAAALDGAEAIQTREEALRAAIEGGESLFDHLNLDEHLAALRDGRDSRLSFS from the coding sequence GTGCCCGACGAGGACCCGTCCACCACCGACCTGCTGGCACGCCTGGCGCGCGTCGACACGACCTCGCTCGCGGACGCAGGCCCGGGTCTACGCGTGCTGCCGGCGGAGATCCGCCCCGTCCGCCCTGGATCGCGCCTAGCCGGTCGTGCGGTCACCGTCGACGCCCAGAGTGACCTGGTGCCCGTCCTGGTGGGCCTGGCCTCAGCCGGGCCGGGGGACGTCCTCGTCGTGGCCGGCGACCCCGAGCGCGCGATCGCGGGCGAGCTGTTCGCCACCGAGGCGCTGCGCCGCGGGCTCGCCGGGATCGTCGTCCACGGGCTCTGCCGGGACAGCCGGACGCTGCGGCAGCTGGCCCTGCCGTTCTTCGCCACCGGGGTCAGTCCGCGGGCGTGCCCGGCCCGAGCGGTCCCGTCGGGCGACGTCACCCTGACCCTCGGGGGCGTCGAGGTGCGCCCGGGCGACCTCGTCCTGGCCGACGACGACGGCGTGGTGGTCGGGTCCCCGGCCGAGATCGCCGCCGCTCTCGACGGGGCCGAGGCGATCCAGACGCGGGAGGAGGCGCTGCGCGCCGCGATCGAGGGCGGGGAGTCGCTCTTCGACCACCTCAACCTCGACGAGCACCTGGCCGCGCTGCGCGACGGCCGCGACAGCCGGCTGAGCTTCTCGTGA
- a CDS encoding aminotransferase-like domain-containing protein: MSVPPFHLARRMSGVRPSAIRELLRLGADPSVTSFGGGYPDASLFPVEELASVYAHLLVREHAEALQYTTSNGLPVLRQQVAERLTRDGAPRTADDVLIIQGGQQGLDLAAKLVVDPGDVIVTENPTFLGALIAFAPTEPTYAPVRTDADGMDTDDLARVLEQHPGARLLYTVPDFQNPTGATLALERRHRLLELANEHDLLVVEDTPYRSHRYEGASLPTLLSLDTEGRVLHLGSFSKILAPGLRLGWATGSPDVVERLGLLKLAADTQNSTLNMAATAAYLEAYDLEAHLARALPVYRHKRDLMLATMDATFPDAVLRTRPEGGLFVWLTFPDGPSTGSGQRFDAADFLKRVLLPEAKVAYVPGATFFPVRQEPNHARMSFSGVPDERLVEGVTRMGRLLQREL, encoded by the coding sequence GTGAGCGTCCCGCCCTTCCACCTCGCCCGCCGCATGAGCGGCGTCCGCCCCTCGGCGATCCGCGAGCTGCTCCGGCTCGGGGCCGACCCCAGCGTCACCTCGTTCGGCGGCGGCTACCCCGACGCCTCGCTCTTCCCGGTCGAGGAGCTCGCCTCCGTGTACGCCCACCTCCTGGTGCGCGAGCACGCCGAGGCGCTGCAGTACACGACCTCCAACGGGCTGCCGGTGCTCCGCCAGCAGGTCGCCGAGCGGCTGACCCGCGACGGGGCTCCGCGGACGGCGGACGACGTCCTGATCATCCAGGGCGGGCAGCAGGGGCTCGACCTCGCAGCCAAGCTCGTCGTCGACCCCGGTGACGTCATCGTCACCGAGAACCCGACGTTCCTGGGCGCGCTGATCGCCTTCGCGCCGACCGAGCCGACGTACGCCCCCGTGCGCACCGACGCCGACGGCATGGACACGGACGACCTGGCGCGGGTCCTGGAGCAGCACCCCGGCGCGCGCCTGCTCTACACGGTCCCCGACTTCCAGAATCCGACCGGTGCCACCCTCGCCCTGGAACGTCGCCACCGCCTCCTCGAGCTCGCCAACGAGCACGACCTGCTGGTCGTCGAGGACACGCCCTACCGCTCCCACCGCTACGAGGGCGCGTCGCTGCCGACGCTGCTCAGCCTGGACACCGAGGGGCGCGTGCTGCACCTCGGCAGCTTCTCCAAGATCCTGGCGCCGGGCCTGCGCCTCGGCTGGGCGACCGGGAGCCCCGACGTCGTCGAGCGCCTCGGTCTGCTCAAGCTGGCCGCCGACACCCAGAACAGCACCCTCAACATGGCCGCCACCGCCGCGTACCTGGAGGCGTACGACCTCGAGGCGCACCTGGCCAGGGCGCTGCCGGTCTACCGCCACAAGCGCGACCTGATGCTCGCGACGATGGACGCGACGTTCCCGGACGCGGTGCTGCGGACGCGGCCGGAGGGCGGGCTGTTCGTGTGGCTGACGTTCCCGGACGGCCCTTCGACAGGCTCAGGACAGCGCTTCGACGCCGCCGACTTCCTCAAGCGCGTGCTGCTGCCGGAGGCCAAGGTGGCGTACGTGCCGGGGGCGACGTTCTTCCCGGTGAGACAGGAGCCGAACCACGCCCGGATGAGCTTCTCCGGCGTCCCGGACGAGCGTCTGGTGGAGGGCGTCACCCGGATGGGGCGGCTGCTGCAACGCGAACTCTGA
- a CDS encoding metallophosphoesterase — protein MPTASVVARRGLQGLGVAGLLGAGTLAYAGLYEVESYRLRRVSVPVLPAGARDIRVLHLSDIHMTPSRTKRQRWLTELSGLEPDLVVDTGDNLAHPDAVPFVVRSLGRLLDRPGVYVWGSNDYFAPSFKNPFRYLTQRGKTPNQHPERELPWVDLGEAFTRRGWDDLTHTTTTIEIEGVRLGFRGTDDAHLRRDHYAEVAGPVDWSEVDVAIGVTHAPYLRVIDAMTADGMDLVLAGHTHGGQVAVPGYGALVTNCDLDTRRVKGLSQNTAGGRTSWMHVSAGLGTSPYAAVRFACPPEATLLTLTPKT, from the coding sequence GTGCCCACCGCTTCCGTCGTGGCGCGCCGCGGGCTCCAGGGCCTCGGCGTCGCCGGCCTCCTCGGGGCGGGGACGCTCGCCTACGCCGGGCTGTACGAGGTCGAGTCCTACCGGCTGCGCCGCGTCTCGGTCCCGGTGCTGCCGGCCGGCGCCCGCGACATCCGCGTGCTGCACCTGTCGGACATCCACATGACGCCGAGCCGGACGAAGCGGCAGCGCTGGCTCACCGAGCTGTCCGGCCTCGAGCCCGACCTCGTCGTGGACACCGGGGACAACCTCGCGCACCCGGACGCCGTGCCCTTCGTGGTCCGCAGCCTCGGCCGCCTGCTGGACCGTCCGGGCGTCTACGTCTGGGGGTCGAACGACTACTTCGCGCCGTCGTTCAAGAACCCGTTCCGCTACCTCACGCAGCGCGGCAAGACGCCCAACCAGCACCCCGAGCGCGAGCTGCCGTGGGTCGACCTCGGCGAGGCCTTCACCCGGCGCGGCTGGGACGACCTCACCCACACCACGACCACGATCGAGATCGAGGGCGTCCGGCTCGGGTTCCGGGGCACCGACGACGCGCACCTGCGCCGCGACCACTACGCCGAGGTCGCCGGGCCCGTCGACTGGAGCGAGGTCGACGTGGCCATCGGGGTGACCCACGCGCCGTACTTGCGGGTGATCGACGCGATGACGGCCGACGGGATGGACCTCGTCCTCGCCGGGCACACCCACGGCGGCCAGGTCGCCGTGCCCGGCTACGGCGCGCTGGTCACGAACTGCGACCTCGACACCCGCCGGGTCAAGGGCCTGTCGCAGAACACGGCAGGCGGCCGAACGTCCTGGATGCACGTCTCGGCGGGCCTGGGGACCTCCCCGTACGCGGCGGTGCGCTTCGCCTGCCCGCCCGAGGCGACGCTCCTGACGCTCACGCCCAAAACCTGA
- a CDS encoding GatB/YqeY domain-containing protein: MSDTSTPLKERLRTDLTAAMRSRDKVRSGTIRMVIAAISEAEVAGKEARELSEEQVLDVVVREAKKRRESQEAFTSAGRPELAAKEQAESDVLADYLPQALTPEEISAVVRDAITEAGAAELGPKGMGKVMGLVTPRTKGRADGGAVAAEVRRQLAG; this comes from the coding sequence ATGTCCGACACGTCGACCCCGCTCAAGGAGCGTCTCCGCACCGACCTCACCGCCGCCATGCGCAGCCGGGACAAGGTGCGTTCCGGCACCATCCGGATGGTGATCGCCGCCATCAGCGAGGCCGAGGTGGCCGGCAAGGAGGCGCGCGAGCTGAGCGAGGAGCAGGTGCTCGACGTGGTCGTCCGGGAGGCGAAGAAGCGGCGCGAGTCGCAGGAGGCCTTCACCTCCGCCGGACGCCCGGAGCTCGCCGCCAAGGAGCAGGCCGAGTCCGACGTCCTCGCCGACTACCTCCCGCAGGCCCTGACGCCCGAGGAGATCAGCGCGGTCGTCCGCGACGCCATCACGGAGGCCGGCGCCGCCGAGCTCGGCCCGAAGGGCATGGGCAAGGTCATGGGCCTGGTGACGCCCCGGACCAAGGGCCGGGCCGACGGGGGCGCCGTCGCCGCCGAGGTACGGCGCCAGCTCGCCGGCTGA
- a CDS encoding transglycosylase domain-containing protein, with protein MAYSLTMFAIVSVLAGVLVAGLFVPYAGLAGMGSKAAADELNSLPTELATPTPPTRSTVYMADGKVLAHFFAENRIAVPLDKIAPVMRQAQLAIEDHRYYEHGALDVKGTLRALVRNSTSTDGTQGGSSITQQYVKMVQIEACQTKGSSAAVTKKCVDDSRAPTMERKVRELRYAIALEKRLTKDQILSNYLNIAYYGDGTYGVEAAARHFYNTSAAKLTLPQAAMLAGLVQNPDANNPMNNKPAALDRRDVVINRMAELGLITPAQVKSAKAQGFSTKAVKPIIKGCQGTRFPFLCDYVKRSLELEPSLGDNITERDNTLNRGGLKIYTAIDPKTQSMAQKKVSAFVGSKDPLISTMNMIQPGTGLILASAQSRPVMGSKKGQTYWNLSAPTEMGGIQGYQAGSTFKAFTLAAALEKGIPISKKFNAKSPYNFSGKSFDTCDGRKKVYGTWKVKNSVGHSKKIGMTEAAEWSVNTYFVQLELATGMCGVTKMAQKTGVDVGHQIGAPSVNIVKKYQDKPSFTLGTVEVSPLSMAEAYATFASGGIHCNPIIVSKIVDRKGKQLATPSGDCKRVMDKDVADGVSKVLKAVINKGTGTRALVRDGRDQAGKTGTIDSAEAVWFAGYTPEVAGVAMISIDNQKKPFMKGKSGFRKNGVTGYRVPSTGKYLEGSGSGDSGQYIWKPVMQEYFKQVPRTKFDDPPKRIETGKKVTVPYTGNLSLSSATKKLQKEGFNVETEYRYSNRPKYSFIGWSAGAGSRVSEFSTIYKLVSKGKDPAIEKAKKAAKKKAEEKKKKDEKDKKDGG; from the coding sequence GTGGCGTACTCGCTGACGATGTTCGCCATCGTCAGCGTGCTCGCCGGCGTCCTCGTGGCCGGCCTCTTCGTCCCCTACGCCGGCCTCGCCGGGATGGGGAGCAAGGCCGCGGCCGACGAGCTGAACAGCCTGCCGACCGAGCTCGCGACGCCCACGCCGCCCACCCGCTCGACGGTCTACATGGCTGACGGCAAGGTGCTGGCCCACTTCTTCGCCGAGAACCGCATCGCCGTCCCCCTGGACAAGATCGCGCCGGTCATGCGCCAGGCGCAGCTGGCGATCGAGGACCACCGCTACTACGAGCACGGTGCGCTCGACGTCAAGGGCACGCTGCGCGCCCTCGTCCGCAACTCCACGAGCACGGACGGTACGCAGGGTGGGTCGTCGATCACCCAGCAGTACGTGAAGATGGTGCAGATCGAGGCCTGCCAGACCAAGGGCTCCTCGGCCGCCGTGACGAAGAAGTGCGTCGACGACTCACGGGCGCCCACGATGGAGCGCAAGGTCCGCGAGCTGCGCTACGCCATCGCGCTGGAGAAGCGGCTCACCAAGGACCAGATCCTCTCGAACTACCTCAACATCGCCTACTACGGCGACGGGACGTACGGCGTCGAGGCCGCCGCGCGCCACTTCTACAACACCTCGGCGGCCAAGCTCACCCTGCCGCAGGCGGCCATGCTCGCCGGGCTGGTGCAGAACCCCGACGCGAACAACCCGATGAACAACAAGCCCGCCGCGCTGGACCGCCGCGACGTGGTGATCAACCGCATGGCCGAGCTCGGGCTGATCACGCCGGCGCAGGTCAAGTCGGCCAAGGCGCAGGGCTTCAGCACCAAGGCCGTGAAGCCGATCATCAAGGGGTGCCAGGGCACCCGCTTCCCGTTCCTGTGCGACTACGTCAAGCGCAGCCTCGAGCTCGAGCCGAGCCTGGGTGACAACATCACCGAGCGCGACAACACGCTCAACCGGGGCGGGCTGAAGATCTACACCGCGATCGACCCGAAGACCCAGAGCATGGCGCAGAAGAAGGTCAGCGCCTTCGTCGGGTCGAAGGACCCGCTGATCTCGACCATGAACATGATCCAGCCGGGCACCGGCCTGATCCTGGCCTCGGCGCAGAGCCGACCGGTGATGGGCTCGAAGAAGGGCCAGACCTACTGGAACCTCTCCGCGCCGACCGAGATGGGTGGCATCCAGGGCTACCAGGCCGGCTCGACCTTCAAGGCCTTCACCCTCGCCGCCGCGCTGGAGAAGGGCATCCCGATCAGCAAGAAGTTCAACGCGAAGTCGCCCTACAACTTCAGCGGCAAGTCGTTCGACACCTGCGACGGCCGCAAGAAGGTCTACGGGACCTGGAAGGTCAAGAACTCGGTCGGGCACAGCAAGAAGATCGGCATGACCGAGGCGGCCGAGTGGTCGGTGAACACCTACTTCGTGCAGCTCGAGCTGGCGACCGGCATGTGCGGGGTCACCAAGATGGCGCAGAAGACCGGCGTGGACGTCGGGCACCAGATCGGGGCGCCCTCGGTCAACATCGTGAAGAAGTACCAGGACAAGCCGTCGTTCACCCTCGGCACCGTCGAGGTCAGCCCGCTGTCGATGGCCGAGGCGTACGCGACCTTCGCCTCGGGCGGCATCCACTGCAACCCGATCATCGTCTCCAAGATCGTCGACCGTAAGGGCAAGCAGCTGGCGACCCCCAGCGGCGACTGCAAGCGGGTCATGGACAAGGACGTCGCCGACGGGGTCAGCAAGGTCCTCAAGGCCGTGATCAACAAGGGCACCGGCACCCGGGCCCTCGTCCGCGACGGGCGTGACCAGGCCGGCAAGACCGGGACGATCGACAGCGCCGAGGCCGTCTGGTTCGCGGGCTACACCCCCGAGGTCGCCGGCGTCGCGATGATCTCGATCGACAACCAGAAGAAGCCCTTCATGAAGGGCAAGTCGGGCTTCCGCAAGAACGGCGTCACGGGCTACCGCGTGCCGTCGACCGGGAAGTACCTCGAGGGCTCGGGCTCGGGCGACTCCGGCCAGTACATCTGGAAGCCCGTCATGCAGGAGTACTTCAAGCAGGTCCCGCGCACCAAGTTCGACGACCCGCCCAAGCGCATCGAGACCGGCAAGAAGGTCACGGTCCCCTACACCGGCAACCTGAGCCTGTCGTCGGCGACCAAGAAGCTGCAGAAGGAGGGCTTCAACGTCGAGACCGAGTACCGCTACAGCAACCGGCCGAAGTACTCCTTCATCGGCTGGTCGGCGGGGGCGGGCAGCCGGGTGTCGGAGTTCAGCACGATCTACAAGCTGGTGAGCAAGGGCAAGGACCCGGCGATCGAGAAGGCCAAGAAGGCGGCCAAGAAGAAGGCCGAGGAGAAGAAGAAGAAGGACGAGAAGGACAAGAAGGACGGCGGCTAG